A region of the Stieleria neptunia genome:
CGTTAGCGAGATTTGATCGTAAAATGGCGATTGATGTGGAGGCTTCCGTGTTGCATCTGAAGGCGGTTCGAGAGATGCTCTCCTATCGAGCCCCATCAAGCGGTGACCAGTTCCAAAAACCCAATTTTGATATCATCGATAATTGCAGAATGTTCTTAGAAATCGCACAGCTTCAATCGGAATTGCTAGAAGCATCTATCGAAAAGCACGTATCGACAGCTTATCCATTGGAAAAGGGTTTGACAGATCGGGTGTGTCACAACGTCATAGACGGCATAGAGTTTTTCGACAGCGAAGATAGCCACAGGATTAGCTATTTGGCACGAAAACACCCAACGCCTACCAATATCATGCATATGCTTTCTCCCGGTCACGAGGAAGACTTTTATGGGGCTTGGTGTA
Encoded here:
- a CDS encoding RNA-dependent RNA polymerase family protein, giving the protein MTHSKMIKAAVVALARFDRKMAIDVEASVLHLKAVREMLSYRAPSSGDQFQKPNFDIIDNCRMFLEIAQLQSELLEASIEKHVSTAYPLEKGLTDRVCHNVIDGIEFFDSEDSHRISYLARKHPTPTNIMHMLSPGHEEDFYGAWCRDGYDTDSSDDSFDPDWGRLMLFKME